CTCGAGACCAGATACTGCTTGTTTTCACCGAGCAGAATGCCACAGGCTTTTTCCAGGAAGACCCGGAACTGTTCGAAATCCAAATTACCCGTAGACAATGATGCCGCCTCTTAAATCGTGTTGACCGCCAGGAGCAAAAGGCCCCTAGCTGATATCTGCTGCTCTGATCCGGTCGACTACCCGGGATGCCAGGTCATCAGGACGGAATTTGGCCAGAAAGTCATCGGCGCCGACTTTCTTGACCATCGCCTGATTGAAGACTCCCGACAACGAAGTATGCAGGATGATATGGAGCTTTTGCATGCGAGCGTCGCCGCGGATTTCCGCCGTCAGGGTGTACCCGTCCATCTCCGGCATCTCGATGTCGGAAATCATCATCAGGAACTCTTCTTCCGGCTTTTTGCCCTCTTCGACCAGCTTGCGCAGGTAATCCAGCGCCTGCTTGCCGTCATTCAGCGCCACCACTTCGACACCGATCGTCTGCAGACAACGCGTGACCTGCTTGCGCGCCACCGACGAGTCATCGACCGTCAGCACCCGCAGCGACAAAGCCTTGGCCTGGGTTTCGACATCGACCACGCCCACCGAAATCGCCTCGGGTGTCGGCGCGACTTCCGCCAGCACCTTTTCGACATCGATGATTTCGACTAACTGATTGTCCACCCGAGTCACAGCGGTCAGGTAATGATCGCGACCCGTGCCCTTGGGCGGCGGATGAATCTCTTCCCAGTTCATGTTGACGATGCGCTCCACCGAGCGGACCAGGAAACCCTGGGTCTTGGTGTTGTACTCCGTGATGATCACGAACGGGTTTTTCTTGTCTTTCAACGCTCCCGAGCCGGTCGCCATTGCCAGATCAAGGATCGGAATGGTCGCCCCTCGAATATTCGCCACCCCGCACACGACAGGACTGGACTTGGGCATCAACGTCAGTGACGGGCATTGCAACACTTCCCGTACCTTGAACACGTTGATTCCGTAGAGCTGTTGCCCGTCGAGACGGAACAACAACAGCTCCAGGCGATTCTGCCCCACCAGTTGCGTGCGCTGGTTCACCGAATCCATTACACCAGCCATGCCCAGACTCCTACACCAACGCCAAGTGTTGTTGCGACGCACATTCATTGCTAAACGGCACGGCGCTTGCTTTTCAACTCGTATGAACGCTCAAACGACATTTTTACGACACCTGACCTCCCGCGCTCGCAAAGGCCTTTGCGCGATGTCGGCTGTCGTTCTGCTTTTCTCTGGCAACCCTGCCGTTGCTGATGCGGTTACCCTGCCTGACATGCTTATCGGCGTCACTCAGGGCTTTCTTGAGTTCACCGTAGAAGACTATCTCGCCAGCAGTCAAACGGAAGGCCGTTACGAGATCGAGGTCAAGCAGCTCGATCCCCGTATGCGCATGCCCATGTGCGACAAGGAATTGACAGCTTCGCTGGAGAATTCGGCACGCCCTTTGGGCCGGGTAACGGTCAAGGTTCGCTGTGAAGGCGCATCGCCATGGACAGTGTTCGTGCCCGCTCAAGTCCGCCTGTTTCGCGAGATTGTCACGACCACGCGGCCACTCAAACGCGCCGGGATCATCGAGCCGCAAGATGTGACCTTGCGCGAACGCGACGTCAGCACGATCAATCAAGGGTTCCTGACCTCGGTTGACGAAGCGATCGGGCAGAAATTGACCCGACCAACGGTCGCTGATCAGGTGATCACGCTGGTGCATCTGGAACAGGCGGAAGTTGTGCGCAAAGGCGATCAAGTCGTCATCACCGCACGCAGTGGCACGCTCGCCGTGCGCATGCCCGGCGAAGCATTGGCCAACGGCGGTTTGAAAGAACAGATCCGGGTAAAAAACCTCAACTCGCAACGGGTCATCAAAGCGCAAGTCATCGCGCCGGGCCAAGTGGAAGTGGCGATGTAGAAAACTGGCGCTGGCCCCGGCTGTTCCCTAAACTGTGCCGCAGCAGGACTCGCGTCGGCGCATGCATGGCTCATTGATAAATGTGCCTAAAGTTTTCCAGGGGATGGCCGAAAACATGGCAAGCGTCCAAATTCCCAGAGGTTTTTCACCATGGTCATCGACTTCAACCGTTTGAACAGCTCCTCGTCACTTACGGGCAGTACGCGTACCAGCAATGCGAAGGAAACCGCCGAATCCGGCACTTCCGCGCCGCTGAATACCCCGGCCGAACAGGCCAGTACCGCAAAAAGCGGGGAATCGGTACAACTCAGCAATGAGGCGCAACAGTTGCAGAAGGTCACTGACAAGCTGCGCGATCAGCCTGCTGTCGACAAAGCCCGTGTGGCCGAGTTGAAAGCCGCGATTGCCGATGGCAGCTATAAAGTCGACAGCAACCGTGTAGCCAGCAAACTGCTCAACTTCGAAGCCCAGCGCTAGGCTTTTGCCGGCGCCAGGCGTTTGGACGCTTAAACCCCAAGGCCAGCCATGCACGACACTAATCTATTGCAACTGATTAACGACGACTTTGCTCCAGCTCAACAATTGCTGGAGTTGTTGCAAACCGAATCTCTCGCGTTGCACGGTCGTGACATGCCGCTGCTGGAAGAGATTTTGGCGCGCAAACAGGCGTTGATCATTTTGCTTGAACAGCATGGCCGCAAGCGCAGCGAAATCCTTGCCAGCCTCAACCTGCCGACAGACCGCAGCGGTCTGGCGCAACTGGCCAGCCATTCCAGCATTGGCGACCAGTTGCTGACGCAGGGCGATGCACTAACCGACCTGATCGCTCAATGCCAGGCCGCCAACGTCAAAAATGGCCAATCCATCCAGATCCAGCAGGCCACTACGGCCAATCAGCTGAAGATCCTCACCGGCGGCGAACCGCCAGCGTTGTATGACGCCACCGGCACTTTCGCCAAACCGGCCAAACCGCGCACGCTCAGCCAGGCATGAGTTGTTGATGCGTCAGCACTATCAACGCGCGAAACATGCTGGCAAAATGCCGGCTAGCCGTCATATTTGTCTGGAGATTGATAAACCGTGTCCAACGCCCTAAGCGCGGATGATGCTCCGCAGCCTCCGAAGGTGCTCACCACGCCACTGGAAATCTCCAGCAACTTGCGCCAGCTGCAAGACAGCCACGATCCGCTGATCATTACGTTCCACGAACGCAGCCAGCGTTTCCAGAGCTACCTGATCAAAGTCGACCGCGACAGCGCCACCATCGCCCTCGACGAAATGATTCCGCGCGATGGCGAACGCTTTCTGCTCGCCGGCGAACCGTTCAAGGTTGAAGGCTTCCACGATGGCGTACGCATCGCCTGGGAATGCAACGGCACCCTGAACATCAAAGAATCCGAGGGCGACCGTTTCTACATCGGCGACCTGCCAACCGAAGTGGTTTACCACCAGCGCCGCAACGCCTTCCGCGCTGCGCTGAAACTCGCCGACCTGGTCAGCGTTGAACTCGGCGGCGAAAAACTCAAGACGCCGATCAGCGGCAAACTGCTGGATATCTCGGCGACCGGTTGCAAGCTGCGATTCGAAGGCGATATCACCAATCGCCTGCAGCTCGGTCAGGTCTACGATCGTATGATCGCCGCGCCGCTGTTCGGCAATCAGCCGACCGCCGTCGAACTGCGTTATTTGCATTTCGAAGAAAAACTCAACATCACCTTCGCCGGCCTGCGGTTCCACAACATCAGTGGTCAGGCGGCACGCAACGTTGAACGTTTCGTGTATCAGTTGCAGCGCGAAGCACGCCGTTTCGACAAAGACGATCTCTGATCCGTCGCGGCAAATAAAAAGGGCAGCCCCTTACGGGACTGCCCTTTTTCATATCTGCTGAACGGTGATCTTGTGGTGGAGCAAGCTTCCTCGCCACAGTTTAAGCACCCTTTGCTGACAGAATTGCGTCAAGGCCTGCCACCGCTGATATCCGGCGTCGGTTTGTCATCGCCATCCGGATCGCTCTCGACCACAGAATCATGCTCGGCGACCGGTTCCGGTTCTGGCTCTGGTTCCGGGCTCGCCGGCGCCGGGTCCTGCACCATCTGCTCTTGCACCACCTGCTCATCGACCCGAGGATCCAGCGCCGCCACCAATGGCGAACTCGACATACTGTCGGGCATCGCCACGTGATGCAGCGGGGCGTCGTCGACCTGGTGCAGATTGGTTACCGCTTTCGGGCGGATCCGCCACACCAGCACCAGTGCAAAGAAACTGAAAAACGCGTACAGGCTCTGACTGCCGAGAAACTTCATCAGCACGCCGGCGAGCAGCGGTCCGATGCTCGCGCCCACGCCGTAGGTCACCAGCAGCATCGCCGTCAGCGAAACGCGCCGATCGCCCTCGACGTGGTCGTTGGAGAACGCCACCGCCAAGGGATACAGGCAGAACTGCACCAGCGAACATAAAAAGCCGACGCCAAACAGCACTTCCAGCGGCACCTGCGGCAGGATGGCCAACGGCAGCGCCGCGACCGCCAGAAATCCGGCAAAGCAGCGAATCAGCAATGCCCGATCATATCGATCCGACAACCAGCCCAACGGCCACTGCACCAGCAAGCCGGCGAAGATGCAGCTACCCATGAACAGACCGACCTGCTCCGTCGATAATCCCTGCTGCGAGGCGTACAGCGGCGCCAGACCGTAGAACGAGCCAATGATCAGGCCGGCACCCAGCACCGTACTCAGCGATTGCGGCACACGCTTGATAAAGAAGCGCGGTTCCATCGGGGCCGGGTGCAGCGGCGCCGGGTGAATCCGTCGGGTCAGCGTGACCGGTACCAGACACAGCGCAAAGCACAGCGCCACCAGCATCAGCAGTTCCAGACCGAGACCCGGGTGCATGACCAGAATCAATTGGCCGAGCACCAGACCCAGATAGGAAGCGATCATATAGCCGCTGAACACCAGACCGCGCTGATTGGCGTCCGCCTGCTCGTTGAGCCAGCTCTCGATCACCATGTATTGGCACATCATGCCCAGACCGACGATGGTCCGCAGCACCAGCCATGCCGGCAGCCAGTCCACCAGACCATGCCCGAGCACCGCCGCGCCGACGATCCCCGCACACGCCGAATACGCCCGGATATGCCCGACCCGGGCAATCAGCCGGTGGCCGATCTTGCCGCCCAGCACCAGACCGAAATAGTTGGCCGCCATCAGCGCGCCGACCCAGAGGCCGTCGACATTGTCAGCTGCCAGGCGCAAGGCCAGATACGTAGAGAGAAGGCCCGAGCCGATCAGCATCATCAGCGAGGCGAAATACAGCGCTCGAAAGGATTTCCAGATTTGGCGCATCGGCGTTCCGAGCGGCTCCTTGCAATAGATTCCGGGCTTTCAAAACGATAGCCCGGTGGCAACACTTCGTCAGGCCTGGGCTGCTAGAACACGCCGTTCCCAGGGAGTGATTTCATCGAAGAAACTGGTCAACTCCATGGTCTTCGAAGCGATGTAGCCTTCGATGAACTCCGCTCCGAACAGTTCCCTCGCCAGCTGACTACGTTTCAGACGTTCAAGCGCGGCGTGCAAGGTACACGGCAAAGCGAGATTGTCCGGTACGGTGAATTCGCCCTGAATCGCGGCGCTCGGCTCCAGTTGCTGTTCGATGCCATGCAAACCCGCAGCCAGACTGGCGGCGATCGCCAGATACGGATTCGCGTCGGCGCCGGGCAAGCGGTTTTCGACCCGACGCGCGGCCGCCGAACTGGCGGGAATGCGCAAGCCGGCGGCGCGATTGTCGTGTGACCAACAGGCGTTGTTCGGCGACGCAAATGGATGGCACAAGCGCTGATAGGAGTTCACATTGGGCGCGAACAGTGCGGTGAAATCTGCCATGCCGGCCTGCTGACCGCCGATGAAATGGCGAAACATTGCCGTCGGCTCACCGCGCTCATCACTGAACACGTTCTTGCCGCTGGCGATATCGACCAGGCTCTGGTGAATATGCATCGAGCTGCCGGGGGTGTGCGCTAGCGGCTTGGCCATGCACACCACGGTCAAGCCATGTTTGAGCGCGACTTCTTTGAGCAGATGCTTGAACAGGAATGTCTGGTCGGCCAGCAGCAGCGGATCACCGTGCAGCAGATTGATCTCGAACTGACTGACACCCATTTCGTGCATGAACGTGTCACGCGGCAAGCCAAGGGCGGCCATGCATTTATACACTTCGTTGAAGAACGGTCGCAGACCGTTGTTGGAGCTCACGCTGAACGCCGATTGGCCATCCTCGCGACGGCCATCAAGCCCCACCGGCGGGCGGAACGGTTGCGTCGGATCAGGGTTCGGCGCGAAGACAAAGAACTCCAGTTCGGTCGCCACCACCGGCGCCAGACCGTGCGCGGCGTAGCGGGAGATGACCTTCTTGAGCTGCCCGCGGGTCGACAGATTCGAGCTTTCGCCGGTCAGCTCATCGGCGTCGCAGATGGCCAATGCACGCGGCTCGTCACTCCAGGGTAAACGATGAATCTGCGCAGGGTCGGCGAGCAAGGCGAGGTCGCCGTCATCGCTGCCGTAAAACCGCGCCGGCGGATAACCGCCCATGATGCATTGCAGCAGCACACCCCGCGCCAACTGCAACCGCCGCCCCTCGAGGAAACCCTCGGCGGTCATCACCTTGCCCCGTGGCACGCCGTTCAGGTCCGGGGTGACACATTCAATTTCATCAATACCGGCCAATCGCTGTGCGAGTGAACCCTGGCCATCGGTTGTCATGACGCAATCCTTGTTATTGTGCGAGCCGCAAACGGCAACCCGCACAAAATAGGCTTCGCCTGTTCGGAATATCAAGCAGCGCCCGCAAAAATCCCATCTTCTGCAGGAGCCGTAGAAGCTGACGAGTGCAACGAGGCTGCGATCTTTTGATCTCGCTTTTGAAAATCAAAAGATCGCAGCCTTCGGCAGCTCCTACACCAGACCTTAGGGCAGGTAGAGGCTGAACACGCCGCCGCCCAGCGGGCCGCCGTTGCTGATTTCGGTGCGCCCTTCCACGCCGTTGCGCTGATGCAGCGCGGCAATGCGATTGGCGAAATACAGGCCCAGCCCGGTGCTGCCGCTGCTGTGATGGATGCCTTGCACATAATCGGCTTGGCGTTCGAGCATTTGCGCAGGGTAACCGTCGCCGTCGTCATTGATGCTCAGCACCAATTGTCCGGCCTCGTCGCTGACGGTAATCAGCAGCGATTCGCGCGCGTAGCGAATGGCGTTATTGATGCAGTTGGCAAGTACCGAGGCCACCAGTTCACGGTCGAAAAATCCCAGCGGGCTCAGCGGGTCAACTTCGTAAGTGGCGATGATGCCGCGACTGGCGAACACCTCTTGATGCGCCGCCAGCTGTGCCTCGATGAAGTCGTCGAGTTCATGATAGGCCGGTTGCAGCGGCAACTGATTGACGCCGAGCTTATACAGCCCGAGCAGTTGCACCAGCATGCCGTTGAGATGGGCGAATTCGAAGTCGATCACGCCCTGCTCCGCCCCTTCGCGCTGACTTTGCGGCAAGCGCGCCAGCCATTGACTGTGCGCCTGCATAAGCATGGCCAGGGAGTTTTTCATATCGTGAACGGTGGACGCGATCACCGTGGAAAAATCCAGCGCCGGATCAATCTGGTTCATTCGCCAAACGCCTTGCTTTTGAGCTTCTGATAACGCGCAAAACGCGCGTCGGTGTCGGGCATCAGGCCGACCATTTTCAGGCAAGCCCGACATTCTTCCAGCTCCGCCGAAGGCACCGCCGTGTCAGTGCCATGCAGCAGCGACTGGGCCAGGTTCAGCGCGATACTGATGTTCTTCGGCTGCAGCTTCAGCGCTTTGCGGAACACTTCGCGGGCCTCGACCAGGTTGCCGGTCTTGTAGACCCGTACGCCTTGGCGGTTGAGATCGGCGGCGGCATTGCTGGCGCTGAGAATCGTCGGGTCGTCGGTGAGTTTGGCGATGTCTTTCATCACCGCCGGGTCATCGCCATAGATTTCCGCGCAGCTCTTGAGCATCGATGTGCCTGCCTCGGCCTGACCGAGCATTTGCAACTGCTTGGCCACCAGCAACGCGGCTTCGGGGCTCATGAATTGCTCCATGCCGTCCAGTCGCATCAGCGCCTGTTCGGTGAGCTTGTCCGCAGTTTCGGCGTCGTTGAGCAACAGGCTGGTGGCCTTCATCAATCGCGCACGAATCTGCAGGCCCGGATCACTCGGGTTTTCTTTGGCCACGGCGCTGAGGGTGGTGTTGATCTCCAGCCGCGTGCGCGTGTCAAGGCCGCGGTCGCTGCCCTTGCTGATCAATGCATGGGCGAGGCCGAGATTGCTTTCCGGATCCTTGAAGCGCGACTGCGCGCCTTGCGACACCGCTTGGCGATAAGCGCGCGACGCCGTTTCGAAATCTTCGTTGGCCATCGCCAGCTTGCCAAGCAAGGCCTGACGACGCACCGCCAGCGGCGACAGGCGAATCGCTTCCTCCAGCACCCGCTGCGCACCTTTGCTGTCGCCTTCGGCCACCAGCACATCGGCCATGCCGTCATACAGCGCGGGCATCATTGGAAAGACTTTGAGGGCTTTCTCGTAAACCTCTTTGGCCTGCAAAACCTGGCCGCGCTTGAACAGCAACTTGCCCAGCCCGGCAAATGCCCACGGCAGCGGCCGGTCGGCGATGATGCTGTCGTAGAGCCGTTCCAGCGCTTCGTTCTGGTTCATGTCGCGCAGCGCGTCGGCGCGATAGCGCAGGCACAGCGGCGAATAGCGGATGTCCTGTTTGCACAAGGCGATGCAGGCGTTGAGCACCTCCACCGGCTTGCCACGGTCGAGGGCTTGCAGAATCGGTTTGAGCAACGTCTTGCGCTGTTCCAGACGCTCCAGCCGCTGGGCCAGGCCCGAGCGGTTGAACGGTTTGGTCAGGTAAGCATCCGGTTCGTGTTCAAGGGCACTGAGCACCATCGCCTGACTGGTTTCGGCGGTGACCATGACGAACACCGCTTCGTGGCTGATGAGTTTCTCCAGCATCAGGTCTTCGAGGACCTGCTGGCCATTCTTCTTGCCGTCGCCCAGATGGAAATCCTGCAGGATGAAGTCATAGGACTTCTGGGCACACATCTTCAGCGCCTGCTCGCCGGAGTCGGCGGTATCGACGTCTTTGACTCCAAGCTCACGCAGCATCGAACGAACGGAACTGCGGAAATCCGAGAAATCGTCGACGATCAGAAAACGCTTTTGGTGATACGACAACATCGAGGATTTCCAGGCAAGTGAAGTGAGGGCAATTTCAGGCGCGCAGATGATAGCTGCCGGCTAAATGCTATCAAGCGATTTTGGTGCGGCGCTAAAGTCACCGAACGGGTTATCGGCCGCTGTGACAAAAATCTTGAAGATTGTTGGAGCGTTTACGAACCCACGGCAGTCAACTTTTTAAACAGCTCCCAGTCACGCCGAGGAAACTGTGGAAGGCAAAATGTGAAAAACAGGATTATCCTGAGCAGTTAACCGTGCGTTTTTTGTTCCACTGCGACCTGCCACTCGTCGCCGTCTGAAGGCCGAATTCATGACCTCGAAAACACCTTCCGCGCCTGCCTCGCCTGAGCGCAGGGATCTGGCCCCCAGCCATCTGGACTTTCCAGTAGTCGGCATTGGCGCGTCTGCCGGTGGGTTACAGGCGATCAAATTGTTTTTTGAGCACATGCCTCAGGACACCGGCATGGCGTTCGTGATCATTCTGCACTTGTCGCCCGATCATCAGAGCATTGCCGACAAGATCATTCAGGAGTCGACACGGATGCCTGTGCTGCAGGTGAAGGAAGCGGTGCCGATTGAAAAGAATCAGGTGTATGTGATTTCGCCGGCACTCTCGCTGTCGATGAATGACGGCTACCTTCGTGTCAGTGCCGCCGGTACGTCGTTGGCCCGGCACACGGCGATCGATCTGTTTTTCCGCGATCTTGCTCATGTCCACCGTGAACGAGCTTTCTGTGTCGTACTTTCCGGCACGGGCTCGGATGGCGCAGTTGGCTTGTCGCGGATCAAGGAACAAGGCGGCATCACCCTGGTACAAGTGCCGGAAGACGCAGAATTCGACGGCATGCCCCGCGCTGCCATCGAAACGCGGATGGTCGACCTCGTGTTGCCCGTGGTCGAAATGCCGCAGAAATTGATGGAGTTATGGCGCAACTCGAAAGCGATTACGTTGCCGAGCGCTAACGATCCGGACCTCAACACACGCGTTCCTAATACCGAGCAAGAAGCATTGACCGCAGAACAGCGTCTGCATGACATCCTCATGCACCTGCGCACCAGCACCGGCCACGATTTCAAACATTACAAGCGCGCCACCGTATTGCGGCGCATTGAACGCCGAATGCAAGTGACCTCGCAGTCCGATCTCAGTGGCTACTACGAATACCTGCAAAACACCGCGGACGAAGCCAAGGCTTTGCTCGGCGATATGTTGATCGGCGTGACCAACTTCTTCCGCGACCGCGAGGCTTTTGAAGCGCTGGAGCGCGAGGTGCTGCCGCAACTGGTGCAAGCGGTGGCTGCTTCAACGGAGAAAGAAGAGCTGCGGGTCTGGTCCGCCGGGTGTTCGACCGGGGAAGAAGCCTACAGTCTGGCGATCCTGCTCGACGACCAGATGCAGGTGCAAAGCAGCAAAGCCAACTTGCAGGTATTCGCCACGGACATTGACGAACGGGCGATCAGCGTCGGTCGCGCCGGGATGTATCCGCAGGCGATTGTCACCGACGTGCCCCCCACGCGCCTGCGTCATTACTTCGTCAAAGACAACGAGCATTACCGGATCCGCAAGGAAATCCGTGAGAAAGTGCTGTTTGCCAAGCACAGTCTGTTGTCCGATCCGCCGTTCTCGCAAATCGACCTGATCGTTTGCCGCAACCTGCTGATCTATCTGGACCGCGAAGTGCAGCGCGAAATCCTGCAAATGTTTCACTTCGCATTGCGTTCGGGCGGATTCCTGTTTCTCGGCACGTCAGAAAGCGCTGACGCCTGCCAGGAACTGTTCACCCCGGTGGACAAGCGCAACCGCATCTTCCGCGCGAAAACCGGTACGCCGAACACCCGCCGAACGCCGACCATGCCGCGCGGCGGTTACATCCGCAACAGCATTGCCCAACCCGCGGCTAAAGCCATCGAGCCCGCCAAACAGTCATTCGCCGACATTCACCGCCGCGCCATCGAGCGCTCAGCGCCGCCGAGCATCATCGTCGATCACAACGCCGATATTCTGCACATGAGCGACAGCGCAGCGCGGTTTCTGCGCCATGTCGGCGGTGAGCTGTCGCGCAACCTGCTGACGCTGATCCTGCCGGAGCTGCGTCTCGAGATCCGCACCACGCTATTCCAGGTACAACAGAGCAACCTGACCGTGCGCTCCCGTGAAGTTTTGCTGAAGCGCGACGGCCGGCAGTTCCGCCTCGATCTGATTGCACAGCCGTACAAGGATGAAGAATGCGACAACGACTACACGCTGGTGATTTTCGAGGAAACGGAAGTCGATCCGACCGAGGACTCCAGCACGACTCTGCTGCAGACTGAAAGCCAGGTGCTGTCGAATCTTGAGCGCGAGCTGCAACGAACCAAGCTGCACCTGCAAGACACCATCGAGCAGTCAGAAGTCTCCAGCGAAGAGCTCAAAGCGTCCAATGAGGAAATGCAGGCAATAAACGAAGAGCTGCGTTCGGCGACCGAAGAGCTGGAAACCAGCAAAGAAGAATTGCAGTCGATCAACGAAGAATTGCTGACGGTCAACTACGAGCTCAAGACCAAGGTTGAAGAAACCGACAAGATCAACGATTACCTGACCAACCTGATCGCGTCCACCGACATTGCCACGGTGTTTGTCGACCGCAGCATGCGCATCAAATGGTTTACGCCGCGCGCGACTGACATTTTCAGCATGTTGCCGGTGGACACCGGTCGCTCGCTGCTCGACATCACCCATCGGCTCAATTACAACGACTTGGCCGTCGACGCCGCACAGGTTTTCGAATCGCTGAACATGATAGAACGCGAGGTCAACAGCACCGATCATCGCTGGTATATCGCCCGGTTGCTGCCATATCGTTCAAGCGAAGATCATATCGATGGCACGGTGCTCACGTTCATCGATATCACCAAACGCCGCGCCGCCGAGGAAGAATTGCGCTTGGGCGAGGAACGCATGCGCCTGGTGGCCGAAAGCACCCGCGATTACGCAATCATCATTCTCGATGAGCAAGGGCTGATCACCAGCTGGAATAAAGGCGCCGAATTGATTTTCGGCTACAGCAAAGCTGAAGCTGAAGGCGCGTTCTACGACTTCATCTTCACCGCCGAGGACCGCGCTGCCGGTATGGCCGAAAACGAGCTGGCGATTGCCCGCTCTCACGGGCGCGCCGAGGATGAGCGCTGGCACCGGCGCAAGGACGGCAGCCGCTTCTACTGCAGCGGCGAAGTCACTCTGCTCAGCGGTGACTATTTGCAAGGCTATGTGAAAATCGCTCGCGATCTCACCGGGCACAAGCGTGCGCAAGATGAACAAAGCCAGGAATTGGCGCAAACGCGCAACACGATTTCTTTGCGCGATGAGTTCTTCGCGGTCATGTCCCACGAACTCAAGCATCCGTTGAATCTGATTCAGCTCAATGCCGAGTTACTGCGCCGTCTGCCGGTGATTCGTACAGCGGGGCCGGCGACCAAAGCGGTCAACACCATCTGCGATGCGGTCAATAGCCAGGCGCGGATCATTGATGATTTGCTCGATGTCGCCCGTGTGCGCACCGGCAAGCTCAAACTGCAATTGGCACCGGTAGACCTTAGCGCCGTGCTACGCGACATCCACACGGTGGTGCTTAATGAGCAGCACCTGACCCAGGTTGTTCTGCAATTGCCGCCTGAACCGTTGATCATTCATGCGGATCCGGTACGTGTAGAGCAGATCATCTGGAACCTGGTGAACAACGCTCTGAAGTTCACCCCACCGACCGGGCGCATCGAGCTGATTGCCAGCCACAGCGGACAGATGGCGCGACTGGACATCAAGGACAACGGTACCGGGATCGCCGCCGAGAACCTCGAACACGTTTTCGACTTGTTTGGACAGGCGGAGAAGCAGCACACCAATCATCAACGTCAAGGCTTGGGCATCGGCCTGTCTTTGGTACGGCAGCTGACCGAGGCGCAACATGGCACGGTGCTGGTCACTTCGCCTGGGCTCGGACCCGGTTGCACCTTTACCGTACGTTTGCCATTGGCAACCATCGACACCCAGGTCACCACTGCTCCGAAAGTCGAGGACGCATCGGGCAAACTTGATGGCTTGAGCATCCTATTGGTCGATGACTCACCGGATGTACTGGAAACGCTGAAAATGTTGCTGGAAATGGAGGATGCCGACGTAACGGCATTCGATCATCCGGTAGCAGCCTTGAAAGCTGCCGAGACCCAGCGCTTCGATTTGATCATCTCCGACCTTGGGATGCCGGTCATGAGCGGCTATGAGCTGATGACAGCCCTGCGCAAATTGCCGCTGGTGAAAACCGCTCCCGCCATTGCCCTGACGGGCTACGGCACCCAGAGCGATATGCAAAAGTCACGCGAAGCCGGGTTTGACCAGCACTTGGGCAAACCGGTGGCTTATGACGATCTCATCGAAACGATTGAGGCTCTGCGCCGTTCGCAGTTGTTATAAGGCATTCATTGCAGGTAAGCGCGCTGCACGCAGACCCGGCGGTCGATCGCCTGCTGCAGACGCGCTTTGCTCTCAGCCCAGAGCGCTGGGTCTACACGGGTGCGGCGCATCAATTCCAGCACCAACGCTTTGGCGTCGAGATATTCCTGCCACGCGTCGTC
This window of the Pseudomonas fluorescens genome carries:
- a CDS encoding sensor histidine kinase codes for the protein MNQIDPALDFSTVIASTVHDMKNSLAMLMQAHSQWLARLPQSQREGAEQGVIDFEFAHLNGMLVQLLGLYKLGVNQLPLQPAYHELDDFIEAQLAAHQEVFASRGIIATYEVDPLSPLGFFDRELVASVLANCINNAIRYARESLLITVSDEAGQLVLSINDDGDGYPAQMLERQADYVQGIHHSSGSTGLGLYFANRIAALHQRNGVEGRTEISNGGPLGGGVFSLYLP
- a CDS encoding tetratricopeptide repeat-containing response regulator — protein: MLSYHQKRFLIVDDFSDFRSSVRSMLRELGVKDVDTADSGEQALKMCAQKSYDFILQDFHLGDGKKNGQQVLEDLMLEKLISHEAVFVMVTAETSQAMVLSALEHEPDAYLTKPFNRSGLAQRLERLEQRKTLLKPILQALDRGKPVEVLNACIALCKQDIRYSPLCLRYRADALRDMNQNEALERLYDSIIADRPLPWAFAGLGKLLFKRGQVLQAKEVYEKALKVFPMMPALYDGMADVLVAEGDSKGAQRVLEEAIRLSPLAVRRQALLGKLAMANEDFETASRAYRQAVSQGAQSRFKDPESNLGLAHALISKGSDRGLDTRTRLEINTTLSAVAKENPSDPGLQIRARLMKATSLLLNDAETADKLTEQALMRLDGMEQFMSPEAALLVAKQLQMLGQAEAGTSMLKSCAEIYGDDPAVMKDIAKLTDDPTILSASNAAADLNRQGVRVYKTGNLVEAREVFRKALKLQPKNISIALNLAQSLLHGTDTAVPSAELEECRACLKMVGLMPDTDARFARYQKLKSKAFGE
- a CDS encoding CheR family methyltransferase; translation: MTSKTPSAPASPERRDLAPSHLDFPVVGIGASAGGLQAIKLFFEHMPQDTGMAFVIILHLSPDHQSIADKIIQESTRMPVLQVKEAVPIEKNQVYVISPALSLSMNDGYLRVSAAGTSLARHTAIDLFFRDLAHVHRERAFCVVLSGTGSDGAVGLSRIKEQGGITLVQVPEDAEFDGMPRAAIETRMVDLVLPVVEMPQKLMELWRNSKAITLPSANDPDLNTRVPNTEQEALTAEQRLHDILMHLRTSTGHDFKHYKRATVLRRIERRMQVTSQSDLSGYYEYLQNTADEAKALLGDMLIGVTNFFRDREAFEALEREVLPQLVQAVAASTEKEELRVWSAGCSTGEEAYSLAILLDDQMQVQSSKANLQVFATDIDERAISVGRAGMYPQAIVTDVPPTRLRHYFVKDNEHYRIRKEIREKVLFAKHSLLSDPPFSQIDLIVCRNLLIYLDREVQREILQMFHFALRSGGFLFLGTSESADACQELFTPVDKRNRIFRAKTGTPNTRRTPTMPRGGYIRNSIAQPAAKAIEPAKQSFADIHRRAIERSAPPSIIVDHNADILHMSDSAARFLRHVGGELSRNLLTLILPELRLEIRTTLFQVQQSNLTVRSREVLLKRDGRQFRLDLIAQPYKDEECDNDYTLVIFEETEVDPTEDSSTTLLQTESQVLSNLERELQRTKLHLQDTIEQSEVSSEELKASNEEMQAINEELRSATEELETSKEELQSINEELLTVNYELKTKVEETDKINDYLTNLIASTDIATVFVDRSMRIKWFTPRATDIFSMLPVDTGRSLLDITHRLNYNDLAVDAAQVFESLNMIEREVNSTDHRWYIARLLPYRSSEDHIDGTVLTFIDITKRRAAEEELRLGEERMRLVAESTRDYAIIILDEQGLITSWNKGAELIFGYSKAEAEGAFYDFIFTAEDRAAGMAENELAIARSHGRAEDERWHRRKDGSRFYCSGEVTLLSGDYLQGYVKIARDLTGHKRAQDEQSQELAQTRNTISLRDEFFAVMSHELKHPLNLIQLNAELLRRLPVIRTAGPATKAVNTICDAVNSQARIIDDLLDVARVRTGKLKLQLAPVDLSAVLRDIHTVVLNEQHLTQVVLQLPPEPLIIHADPVRVEQIIWNLVNNALKFTPPTGRIELIASHSGQMARLDIKDNGTGIAAENLEHVFDLFGQAEKQHTNHQRQGLGIGLSLVRQLTEAQHGTVLVTSPGLGPGCTFTVRLPLATIDTQVTTAPKVEDASGKLDGLSILLVDDSPDVLETLKMLLEMEDADVTAFDHPVAALKAAETQRFDLIISDLGMPVMSGYELMTALRKLPLVKTAPAIALTGYGTQSDMQKSREAGFDQHLGKPVAYDDLIETIEALRRSQLL